The segment tttattttctttctcataACAAAAACGCAAACAAAGATACTGTGAATTCTGCGAACAGTATATTGTAGAATAATTTCATACAGCGTTAGTGACATTTATATCACTGAGAAATATCGCTTACGATAATTACAATCGGAAATTGTTCTAATTTCATATACCTTCGAATAATCGGAATGCGCTAATTCATCAACATTGCCGTTATTTTGAACAATGTTTCCTTCAATGAGCAAGATATCGTAATGTCATTAACGCAGCATGAAACGCTGCAAGGAGACTTGTGTGTAGCcgaaaatggaaatttaattttctgttcTAAGAACGATTTTTCATGCCTGGCATGAAACATCATAGCATTTTTCAGCTTTTGCGTTAACGTATTCGGAATAACTTAATAAAACTCGAACAAAGTTATTGTTATGGAAATTCTCGAATTAACATTACATTGGGGTTTGCAACATCGGTGATGTGCGGACATATGATCGCTGCGACATTATTCTTCGTTTACAATCGAATGTGGTTGTTGTTTCCTGAGGCTGGGCTTCTGACTTGTCGTCTAGCCCTAATTGAACAGATGTAATAATCTCTTGTTATAGCTTGtgtttagataaaaaaaaaggatactGGACGAGCATGAGCCATTTACACTAGTGAACATTTAGCGATTTGATCTGTGCACAAGGTCGTTGAACGCTGTTCAGCGCGTCGAAAATGTCTTCAAGAAGTCTTATTCTATTAACATACATTCAAGAAATGTAATATCATCACACATGGTATCCACTCAAATCTTAGAAAAACTCCCCGAGTATTTTATGATCTTCCaccatatattttaaatcaagttTCTAAATAGaaagtatttttcatatatatgttTGGAATAAAGTTACTTGACGAATGAgcttcttaatattttctactcAATCTTATGGAGAGGAAATTAAGAACTatgtcaaatattaaatttaaaagaatattcgaaagaattgaaaaacaaatcagtcaacaaaagataaaaataagagagaaCTCGAAGAGAACTTTTTGGTAAAAAGTTTCTCTGAATCTCGAAGTTTCTTGAAAATTCCAGATTTTTCCAAGCAGCAGACACCTTGTGTAATAATGCTATAACATTTTCATCATACTGTGCATAagaatgcgataaaaataacaataactgTTCATGCAAGAaagaattcataaatatagcATCTCTTATTATGCGGTGCACATGATATCTTTCTAAGTAtagtctttcttttttataaatcgagCCACGAATAATCTCTTGTCAGCATAGATCACGGCTCAGCATGGCAGTAAATCGattagaagaatattttttttacaatatttaggAACGCTACTTCAAAGCTGTCTAACATCATATTATGTTTTCATTACGAAATTGAAAACAGTTGTCTCTCCAATGCAATTGCACTTTACTATGATACTTGGTATCTATATACACTATTTACACACGTATACTTAGcgctaaattattaaaaatatatataacttattaCCACAGTTTTTCGCGAATTTATAAAACGTTTTGTACTTGGATAAATCTTCTTCTactgcaatatttatattaattatagaatttctataattatattagctacagaaaaagaattttgtgaTCGAATCCACTTTTGAAATATGTAGAACATATTTATACACCAGCAAGTGAGCGTCGTAAAATGTGTAatcatatttatcatttcgataaaatataaattttgattgaaGAATTAAGAGAAcacttacaaatatatattatatacattttggCAAAACTATTTTATGTTTTGAGTCTGAATAAGCATGTAGCTTATTAGAGAAACATATCActttgcattaataaaatctcCACATGTATGCAATACAAAATGATGAATTACTGaacatatttctatttcgaaaattaaatatgtgtgtaaataattattttttaagtttttctaaaaaattttagccgaaaaagatttatatccACATGTAGCTTccaataagaaattattgtacatttattttggAACGTACATGGCACACATGTTTAGGAAACATTGATAACTAgcgcaaaaaattaaactaattatgTCATTGTcatattgcatttatatacCTAATCTAAACAATGGTCTAAGAAGCTTATTTAGACAAGCCTTATAGAGCAAAGAAgcaatatattatgaatagTTTTATGACTGAGCAAATTAAGATAGGTAtgacatgtaaaaaaattttcaatgcatCTTATTAACTCTTTCGCtgctaattacatttttcttctttctttctctcctggaaattattaattacaaattaaaaaatgtttatttacacAAAAGCAGTATCAACTGCATAAATTTTCTGCTATCGAAACTGCACTGAGAAATGAGATATGTACaatcagatatttttatatgtgcgtGAGTTAAAAACTCTGGGCAGCAAAggagttaaaataaaagaaaaagtctTTGCTACATAATAAGGCAGTTATCTGTTATGTGAGGGAATTGtctttttcaaacttttctgTGTTCTAGGAAAAAATCTAGTACCTACTACTTTTTCCAGAACattgaaaatatgataatattgcacaaaaagcttcaaatatatataaattggtgGTCTTAGCGCTGACCGTGACAGGCATAAATGATGGAAGCACAACCAACGTATTATACTAGCAGTAAGTACAATTGAATCAGCGAGATATCACATACCATATTGTTTTGTGCAATTTTAGTCAAAATCTCGAAATTAATCTaagaatatttgcaaattaatctCAAATATTTGTTCACGGTAAAGTAagatttttatcacaaattagGTACATGATATCTACTTGTGAGTACAATGCACGATGGAATAGGAATATAACAATACAATTTAACGTGATTAAAAAGGGATTGCTGTGTTACCTGTAGAGATCACGAACAGCTTGATCTTCTCGGAACGCGTTTCTACATGTATTCAGCTTATTCTCCAAGGCCTGTAAAGAAGAATAATCGCGATTAAGAATCATTTTtagtatacatttttcaatgtaTTTCAGTTACGATATCCAACGATAACAAGTGCGAAAATTAACGACGAAATTGCGATCAATGTTAAATCGACAAGGCTGTTAAAGCATACAGAGTTATTGTTTTAATGGCTAAAGCACGGGAATGGACGCTCGGTGATATCTGAATTAGGGTTGGCATACAGTGAGTGCAAGTGAGCCAGGAACACTGCGttaacgaaaaaaaatcaaatcaagACCTGCTGTTTAAggagatgtaaaataatttaacgatGAGGTATCAGGATGAAGATCTGCACGCGGTCGGTCTAGGTTGTTGCCTTATACACTGAGTAGACGCGCGCGTCTGGGCCGCCGATAACTCGGTAGAGGAGGTGGTATTCGATATTTGTCTGCTCGGACAAGTGCATTTTATTCTCCTACAGCCCATGCAGACCCACCTGTCAAGCTGCCAAAACACCAACTACATCACACTAATCACCAACTACTTAAGGTGCGAGTAAAAAGTGTGACCTTTGTGCTTACGCGAGATaggaaatatttacaatctctcattattcgaaatatatatatatatattaattacgattGATATTTAACAGTGATATAGTATTTTGCAACAAACATGGTGTTTGGCTGAaacaattaatgaaataatctaTATCAACACACATAGTTGCTTGGTACCATCAAACGTATATACAGCAACTACTACCGGAACAATTTATACactatgcaataaaaatacagaaaaatatataagccATGCTTTAAGCTTAGAAGATTACAAGTgtagtaaagaaaatattattgagaTGTGTCGCTCTTACCCCGACTTTTCGCATAAGATCGCCAATCATATTCATTGCCAGTATTCTGGTGCAGGGTGGCAATGGTTGGctcatattattattgttgtttcCAATAACACCCCCTACCATCCCGTGTCCAACTGGCAAAATacaagaacaaaaatattacttacaaatataaaaactgttgaataaaataaatagaattgaataataaagctattaaataaaattataaactgaTAATTCTGTTATTAGACccaaatacaatttataaccATTGTATTAGaagatatgttaaaaaaatataaaaaaaaaatactgttaaagatatttatttcattacattGATGATAATGTTTCATATTGttcaatttcttttgaataccataattaattcataattattaagcgattcaattgtttaaaataaacaatcaaGTGAAACATGAAAAACCAAATTGCCAATCATGTTAAATCATTTTCGATTTATGCAGGACatttagcaatatttttttttttctcaatcatTTGGGCCTTATTTGATGTCTGATTGCGTAATTTTGTATTGATCATTTTTGATAATCGCTTTTTCAAGGTAGAATGAAAAACATGTGTTGTCTTAACGAAAACATTATGTATCCTACTTTTTATCGGCGAAGTCGTTGTATTATTCGGAGGTATGGTTTGTGGGACTATTTGGCTAGCAGGTGAATTCGACTCCAATTCAGCCTGTAGCTTATTACTATCGACGATACTACGAACTCTATCAGTAGGTTTGTTGTTATCCGCATGATGTCTTTCGTGCACTTGTATCTCCTGCTTTAAATCTGAAAAACCGTAAAATATTAGCTACtgtgtattgtaaaatatgatacttGTTGAATAAAGCGAAAACTAACCTCTAACTTCGTCCATTAATCTTTGCACTATTACTTTTAAGCTTTCCTTTTCGTCGAGTTCCGACTCAAGCAAAGCATTCTTTTCTATAGCTAAATTAAACTTAGCTTCTATTTCTTCTTCCGTAACCCTATTTATCCTGCAATAGATATAACGCTTTCATTGCCTATCAAATTGTTAATGATTGATTTTTggtttttatcaatttaaaacaaaaatattgcataccTGTGTGCTCTTTCTAAGTCGTCATTTTTCTGTTCAAGTTCTCTAATATACTTCAGTAGGTGCTCCTGTTGTTGCTGTAAATCCTGTGCTTTGCCCTGGAACATAGCACAATCTGCAGATTGCTGGTCTAATCTCGTTCTCAGTTGTTCAACTTCTGTTGCAAGCCTTGTGTTTCTTTGTCTCAATTCTCTATTTGTCTTTTCTGCTTGTTCCAAGGAAGTCTCAAGCTCTTTCTCCAACATCTGTGAATTCTCTTGAAATTCTTCCAGTTCACGTTCAACATCATCTTTCCTGTAACAGAGCAATAGTTGCTATTTTTTAACCTTCCCACTGCAAGGAGCCGCTATAGCAgtcattcatttattatacaaagaaTACACTAAAGATAGTTACAAATTTtctctgtatatataaaaacattaggCAACATTTAGCAGAGTAGAATGTTGAATTGATTCATAATATTCCAAACTAGATTGGACTAATTAAACTCAATTGACTACTTGCACAGCTGTTGTCTCTGTCTTTGAATTATTGCAATGTCACTTATTAagtcattaaatatatatttagtcaTAATTTCTTAATCGATTTACAATAATCTACGATTagttataaaagtatattaatttaacacaataaaattttgctttttgaCCACATACAATATTCTAATAATCATTATGGTAttgttttgatattaataattgttatattttatttttatgtgtatcTACCTTTGATGCAGCTGTTGAGCTAGATCCATCCAATATTGAATCTCATCGTCCTTTGACAGAAACTCTGGCGGATCTATATCCATCATTTTTCTGGTGGATGATTACAACACTGTATGCAATCCTACTTGCCTCCGATCTTCAATTGTTCCAAAATATGTTACAAACGGATAACAGTTTGTTTTATACGCTGCGCACTGACATTCCGCAAGAAAGCAGGCGTGACAAGATCTAACCAAGAAACagaaatgaaaatatgaaaaatagcTAAATGGATGATGTATCGTTATTCTCATTCAAGTATTTCTGATGCTGcgtaattttaagatattcgAATTCATTGTCTATCAAGTCGTTAGTTCTAAGTACGTCGAAAGCACATTCTTCGTTCTCGCTTCTATTAACGAGCGAGAACTTTTTAACTCGAAGAAATGAGGAGAAAAGAGACACTTACAATCGAAGACGTATGTGAATGTGCTTTCGAT is part of the Linepithema humile isolate Giens D197 chromosome 3, Lhum_UNIL_v1.0, whole genome shotgun sequence genome and harbors:
- the LOC105678968 gene encoding nuclear distribution protein nudE-like 1-A isoform X1, whose amino-acid sequence is MMDIDPPEFLSKDDEIQYWMDLAQQLHQRKDDVERELEEFQENSQMLEKELETSLEQAEKTNRELRQRNTRLATEVEQLRTRLDQQSADCAMFQGKAQDLQQQQEHLLKYIRELEQKNDDLERAHRINRVTEEEIEAKFNLAIEKNALLESELDEKESLKVIVQRLMDEVRDLKQEIQVHERHHADNNKPTDRVRSIVDSNKLQAELESNSPASQIVPQTIPPNNTTTSPIKIGHGMVGGVIGNNNNNMSQPLPPCTRILAMNMIGDLMRKVGLDRWVCMGCRRIKCTCPSRQISNTTSSTELSAAQTRASTQCIRQQPRPTACRSSS
- the LOC105678968 gene encoding nuclear distribution protein nudE-like 1-A isoform X2 is translated as MMDIDPPEFLSKDDEIQYWMDLAQQLHQRKDDVERELEEFQENSQMLEKELETSLEQAEKTNRELRQRNTRLATEVEQLRTRLDQQSADCAMFQGKAQDLQQQQEHLLKYIRELEQKNDDLERAHRINRVTEEEIEAKFNLAIEKNALLESELDEKESLKVIVQRLMDEVRDLKQEIQVHERHHADNNKPTDRVRSIVDSNKLQAELESNSPASQIVPQTIPPNNTTTSPIKIGHGMVGGVIGNNNNNMSQPLPPCTRILAMNMIGDLMRKVGALENKLNTCRNAFREDQAVRDLYRARRQVRSPASGNNNHIRL